A genomic window from Melopsittacus undulatus isolate bMelUnd1 chromosome 7, bMelUnd1.mat.Z, whole genome shotgun sequence includes:
- the C7H4orf19 gene encoding uncharacterized protein C4orf19 homolog — protein MGCRCCKMIQSYIFDPEEVQLSGHVHEVSSYKHNEQGSNKSKENSEIQEYKNELQKDELNGTENKSQINSRKETLWNHGSNDFQEDGLVKCVAKLDVAVNGGSSCAGVHSVVNPNTNPVKEASEQGISSQSEASSANRDIYTKSNRSGQELDLEVGWQRKATCNELNSIQDENSQSAEDIIFLKGSAILETQNNAIQLPDINYPQNHNQTGNYVEKDGFLVNYAHSDQNTGPSTMQDQDLCVTPPPPMKEDSTGPFKTDSPGLSPGIMGGITAVAVTRVAQAPTHPNHKDISGEMEEEDAEVAAALAALEAATAGEDLDDDNEY, from the exons ATGGGGTGCAGGTGCTGCAAAATGATACAAAG ctaCATTTTTGATCCAGAAGAAGTACAATTGTCTGGACACGTTCATGAAGTAAGCAGCTATAAACACAATGAGCAAGGCAGCAATAAATCCAAAGAGAACAGTGAAATTcaagaatataaaaatgaacTCCAGAAGGATGAGCTgaatggaacagaaaataaaagtcagATAAATAGCAGAAAAGAAACTCTCTGGAACCATGGAAGCAATGATTTTCAAGAGGATGGCCTTGTGAAGTGTGTTGCAAAGCTTGATGTTGCAGTCAATGGTGgcagctcctgtgctggagTGCACTCTGTGGTCAACCCCAACACAAACCCAGTGAAAGAGGCCAGTGAACAGGGAATCTCCAGCCAGTCAGAGGCTTCTTCAGCCAATAGAGACATTTACACCAAATCAAATAGGTCTGGACAAGAACTTGACTTAGAGGTGGGCTGGCAGAGGAAGGCAACTTGCAATGAGCTAAACAGTATTCAAGATGAGAACTCCCAGTCTGCAGAAGACATCATATTTCTTAAAGGAAGTGCAATACTGGAGACACAAAACAATGCCATACAACTGCCAGATATTAATTACCCCCAAAATCACAATCAAACTGGGAACTATGTTGAAAAAGATGGCTTTTTAGTCAATTATGCTCACTCAGACCAAAACACTGGGCCTTCAACCATGCAGGACCAGGACCTTTGTGTAACCCCACCTCCACCTATGAAGGAGGACAGTACTGGGCCTTTTAAAACTGACTCTCCAGGTTTGAGTCCAGGCATTATGGGTGGTATCACTGCTGTGGCTGTTACCAGAGTAGCACAGGCACCCACACATCCCAACCATAAAGACATCAGTGGAGaaatggaggaggaagatgcagaAGTTGCAGCAGCTCTAGCTGCACTGGAAGCTGCAACTGCAGGGGAAGACCTGGATGATGACAACGAGTACTAG